Proteins from a single region of Gordonia hongkongensis:
- a CDS encoding IS30 family transposase: MEVFAVATADWSRRTSDVAVGVRRQWRADRALRPAMRSPGRPEPSRQVQREFWRVVATGVSTAQASIAVGVSVPVGTRWFRHAGGMRPLSLDEPSGRYLSFAEREEIALLRAQDRGVREIARWIGRSPATISRELRRNAATRSGKLEYRALVAQWKAQQAAKRPKTAKLVAHVELREYVQDRLAGVVRRPDGTIAAGPTPPPWKGLNKPHRANRRWSLAWSPEQISQRLKVDFPDDESMRISHEAIYQSLFIEGRGALKRELVACLRTGRALREPRARSRNKPQGHVTSDVVFSQRPAEAEDRAVPGHWEGDLIIGTGRSAIGTIVERRSRATLLVHLPRQQGWGEQPPVKNGPALGGYGAIAMNAGLTASIAALPQQLRKTLTWDRGKELSAHAQFAMDTGTQVFFADPHSPWQRPSNENTNGVLRQYFPKGTDLSRWSAEDLEAIAYTLNNRPRKVLGWKTPAEVFGEQLHSLQQPSVASTD; this comes from the coding sequence ATGGAGGTGTTTGCGGTGGCTACGGCGGACTGGAGTCGGAGGACCAGCGATGTGGCGGTAGGTGTTCGTCGGCAGTGGCGTGCTGATCGTGCACTTCGGCCGGCGATGCGATCGCCGGGGCGGCCGGAGCCGTCGCGGCAGGTGCAACGTGAGTTTTGGCGGGTGGTCGCGACGGGGGTGAGCACGGCACAGGCATCGATCGCTGTCGGTGTGTCGGTGCCGGTGGGTACACGCTGGTTCCGCCACGCTGGCGGCATGAGGCCGCTGAGTCTGGATGAGCCTTCGGGCCGCTATCTATCCTTCGCCGAACGGGAAGAGATCGCGCTGCTACGCGCCCAGGATCGTGGGGTGCGTGAGATCGCACGGTGGATCGGGCGGAGTCCGGCCACGATCTCGCGTGAGCTACGGCGCAACGCCGCAACCAGGAGCGGGAAGCTCGAGTATCGGGCGTTGGTGGCGCAGTGGAAAGCCCAGCAGGCCGCCAAGCGCCCGAAAACAGCGAAGCTCGTGGCCCACGTCGAGTTGCGGGAGTACGTACAGGACCGCCTGGCCGGCGTTGTCCGCCGTCCCGATGGCACGATCGCTGCGGGCCCCACGCCACCGCCATGGAAGGGGCTTAACAAACCGCACCGGGCCAACCGGCGGTGGTCGCTGGCGTGGAGTCCAGAGCAGATCTCCCAGCGTTTGAAGGTCGACTTCCCCGATGATGAATCCATGCGTATCAGTCACGAGGCGATCTACCAGTCCCTGTTCATCGAGGGCCGCGGCGCGCTCAAACGTGAGCTGGTCGCGTGCCTGCGCACCGGACGTGCACTGAGGGAGCCGCGGGCCCGCTCGCGCAACAAGCCGCAGGGTCACGTCACCTCCGATGTCGTGTTCAGTCAGCGCCCTGCCGAGGCCGAGGACCGTGCCGTCCCCGGGCACTGGGAGGGTGATCTGATTATCGGAACTGGGAGATCGGCGATCGGCACGATCGTTGAACGTCGTAGTCGTGCAACACTTCTGGTGCATCTGCCACGCCAGCAGGGCTGGGGTGAGCAGCCGCCTGTGAAGAACGGGCCCGCACTCGGTGGCTACGGTGCCATCGCGATGAATGCAGGACTGACAGCGTCGATCGCCGCGCTGCCGCAGCAGTTGCGCAAAACGTTGACGTGGGATCGCGGCAAGGAACTGTCCGCTCACGCCCAGTTCGCGATGGACACCGGAACGCAGGTGTTCTTCGCCGATCCGCACTCACCGTGGCAGCGACCATCCAACGAGAACACCAATGGTGTTCTGCGCCAATATTTTCCTAAGGGAACTGATCTGTCGCGGTGGTCAGCTGAGGACCTCGAGGCCATCGCCTACACCCTCAACAACCGTCCTAGAAAAGTCCTTGGATGGAAAACTCCCGCCGAAGTCTTTGGCGAACAACTACACTCGCTACAACAACCCAGTGTTGCATCGACCGATTGA
- a CDS encoding IS3 family transposase, which yields MEFVAAHRDEHGVDPICAALRDTSAQIAPSTVRAHLSPQKTEAPRVVRDRELLTQVRAVHADNLGVYGARKVHAQLRRQGHSAARCTVERLMKADGLQGIARLKTRKTTRSEGAETPRPADRVNRQFTAAAPNALWVADLTYIRTHSGWVYAAFVLDVFSRMVVGWQVSTTMHTDLALDALNMGLWARSRAGHDVAGLIHHSDRGVQGGFNWSSQHHDHGGVCGGYGGLESEDQRCGGRCSSAVAC from the coding sequence GTGGAGTTCGTCGCGGCTCACCGCGATGAACACGGAGTCGATCCGATCTGTGCGGCATTGCGCGATACGTCCGCCCAGATCGCTCCGTCCACGGTACGAGCCCACCTGAGCCCCCAGAAGACCGAGGCGCCTCGTGTGGTGCGTGACCGGGAGCTCCTTACCCAGGTCCGCGCGGTGCATGCCGACAACCTCGGCGTCTACGGTGCCCGCAAGGTGCATGCCCAATTGCGCAGACAGGGCCATAGTGCTGCCCGCTGCACCGTCGAGCGATTGATGAAAGCCGATGGGCTGCAAGGGATAGCGAGACTCAAGACACGCAAGACCACGCGCAGCGAGGGAGCTGAAACACCCCGGCCGGCTGACCGGGTCAACCGTCAGTTCACCGCGGCGGCACCGAACGCGTTGTGGGTGGCGGACCTGACCTACATCCGCACCCACTCGGGCTGGGTGTACGCGGCGTTCGTCCTGGACGTGTTCTCGCGGATGGTCGTCGGCTGGCAGGTCTCGACCACCATGCACACCGACCTCGCCCTCGACGCCCTGAACATGGGATTGTGGGCACGGTCGCGTGCCGGCCACGACGTGGCCGGGCTGATCCACCACTCCGACCGCGGAGTGCAAGGCGGATTCAACTGGTCGTCGCAACACCATGATCATGGAGGTGTTTGCGGTGGCTACGGCGGACTGGAGTCGGAGGACCAGCGATGTGGCGGTAGGTGTTCGTCGGCAGTGGCGTGCTGA
- a CDS encoding transposase, with amino-acid sequence MAAPRKYSEELKDRATRMACEARRDPDSSRGAIKRIADQLGVHPEALRNWVRQAEIDGGVRPGTTSEDADRIAALERENRELRRANTILKQASAFFAAEIDRPQR; translated from the coding sequence ATGGCAGCACCACGCAAGTACAGTGAGGAACTCAAGGACCGGGCCACCCGGATGGCATGTGAAGCGCGACGAGATCCCGATTCGTCGAGAGGTGCGATCAAGCGGATCGCCGATCAGCTCGGAGTCCATCCCGAGGCGTTGCGCAATTGGGTTCGTCAGGCCGAGATCGACGGCGGGGTCCGCCCGGGCACCACGAGTGAGGACGCTGACCGCATCGCGGCGTTGGAGCGGGAGAACCGTGAACTGCGGCGAGCGAACACGATCTTGAAGCAGGCTTCGGCTTTCTTTGCGGCGGAGATCGACCGCCCACAGCGCTGA
- a CDS encoding RND family transporter → MVSSSPIRTRPSRGGEKLGEYSPTLERVAWFTLRRKGIVTLVWLGAAIGLGLLFPQLESVIREQSVDPIPAGVPSFQTLDRMGAAFDERGAKTTVFVVMENSAGLSDNTRDRYHVLVDTLRADDRHVIAVRDLLSDPLTASQALSKDKQAWYLPVGVAGTLGGPDTAEAVAAVREIAESIFRDSGTTVRVTGPPATFSDQLAVGESDLVLITVATVLLIAVILLIVYRSVFTALMPLLVVGMSLAVGRGVLSGLGELGMPVSQFTSMFMTVIIFGAGVDYSVFLISRYHEGIRAGYSPDVAIAHANATIGRVVLASAGTVALAFLAMAFAKLSVFNTLGPACAIAIAFAFLATVTLLPLVLSFAAKKGAGLPRRDLTRDYWRRVGVMVIRRPVPLLAISVVVLIGLAMVAATIQITYDDREGQPPDTGSNEGYALLNRHFPKDIIISEFLVVESENDMRTAQGLADLDQLASRVAQIPGVTRVIGVTRPTGEKLEQAQLSWQNDQIGTKITEETGDGQARKGDLAVLKTGSEQLAGGLALLEDQISSNLAPLSGLLDEVSSFGPQLDEYRPLVNQLANAAPRLRQFSKQAPELSQLARRAQSAADAVAPALSALDNPWCQQIAQCSALRAQMADIRALADDQSLGRVADFAAQLGRVSAPGSTNIAQLQRSLQTLDSALQAIGGQDLGNRLSQLESGVGALADGARQLSNGVGALVDSNLQLLSGLAQVAAQLRAPAREVGDSDSATGFYLPADAFKDQQFSQVARQFISSDGKTVRYAVQTAYDPYSADAMTLANELSSVAENAMPNTTLEGGRASVAGFPAINADVQRLLSYDFKLLGIATLLIVGLILMLLLRAVVAPVYLLATVVLNYMAALGIGVLVLQHILGAGIAWPVPLVSFIVLVAVGADYNMLLVSRLREETRWSVRVGVMRTVAYTGSVITSAGLIFAASMFGLMVGSIDVMVQIGFIIGVGLLLDTFLVRTLVVPALAVLLGTASWWPGDIDRFRLAP, encoded by the coding sequence ATGGTGAGTTCGTCTCCCATTCGAACCCGCCCGTCGAGAGGGGGCGAGAAACTCGGCGAATACAGTCCGACCCTTGAGCGGGTTGCATGGTTTACCCTCCGCCGCAAAGGGATTGTGACGCTGGTCTGGCTCGGCGCCGCCATCGGCTTAGGCCTTCTCTTTCCTCAACTGGAGTCAGTGATACGGGAACAATCTGTGGATCCGATCCCGGCCGGAGTCCCGTCTTTTCAGACCTTGGACCGTATGGGCGCCGCTTTCGACGAGCGCGGCGCCAAGACCACAGTATTCGTTGTGATGGAGAACAGTGCAGGCCTGTCCGACAACACCCGCGATCGATATCACGTGCTTGTCGACACCCTGCGGGCGGACGACAGGCACGTCATCGCTGTCCGGGACCTGCTGAGCGATCCCCTCACCGCAAGTCAGGCTCTCAGCAAAGACAAGCAAGCCTGGTATCTGCCCGTGGGAGTGGCCGGCACACTCGGGGGACCCGATACCGCGGAGGCGGTCGCAGCGGTGCGTGAGATCGCTGAGAGTATCTTTCGTGACAGTGGGACGACAGTCCGTGTGACAGGCCCGCCCGCGACCTTTAGCGACCAACTCGCCGTGGGCGAGTCGGATCTGGTCCTGATCACTGTTGCCACCGTGCTGCTGATCGCCGTGATCCTCCTGATCGTCTATCGTTCGGTCTTCACCGCGCTGATGCCGCTGCTTGTCGTGGGCATGAGCTTGGCTGTGGGTCGCGGAGTTCTATCTGGACTGGGCGAGCTGGGCATGCCGGTATCCCAGTTCACGTCAATGTTCATGACCGTCATCATCTTTGGTGCCGGAGTTGACTATTCGGTGTTCCTCATCAGCCGCTATCATGAAGGTATTCGAGCGGGTTACTCTCCTGATGTCGCTATCGCCCACGCGAATGCAACTATCGGCCGCGTGGTTCTAGCGTCGGCGGGCACTGTGGCCCTAGCGTTCCTGGCTATGGCCTTCGCCAAGCTCAGTGTGTTTAACACTTTGGGTCCGGCCTGCGCAATCGCCATAGCTTTCGCATTCTTGGCGACGGTGACATTGCTGCCCCTCGTACTCTCTTTCGCTGCCAAGAAAGGCGCCGGCCTTCCCCGCCGTGACCTGACGCGGGATTACTGGAGAAGAGTCGGAGTCATGGTTATCCGGCGGCCGGTCCCTCTGCTCGCGATCAGTGTGGTCGTGTTGATCGGCCTCGCCATGGTCGCCGCAACAATTCAGATCACCTACGACGATCGCGAGGGGCAGCCACCTGACACAGGGAGCAACGAAGGATACGCGCTTCTCAACCGCCACTTCCCGAAAGACATCATCATCTCAGAATTCTTGGTGGTGGAGTCCGAGAACGACATGCGCACGGCTCAAGGCCTTGCCGACCTCGACCAGCTAGCCTCCCGCGTCGCGCAGATTCCCGGCGTGACCAGGGTCATTGGCGTGACGCGGCCGACCGGTGAGAAGCTAGAGCAGGCGCAATTATCTTGGCAGAATGATCAGATCGGTACCAAGATCACCGAGGAGACCGGTGATGGACAGGCCCGCAAGGGTGATCTGGCCGTCCTGAAGACGGGGTCAGAGCAGCTCGCCGGAGGCCTGGCACTGTTAGAAGACCAGATATCCTCCAACCTCGCTCCGCTGTCGGGGTTGCTCGACGAGGTGTCGTCATTTGGCCCGCAGCTCGACGAGTATCGGCCGCTTGTGAACCAACTGGCGAACGCTGCCCCAAGGCTTAGACAGTTTTCCAAGCAAGCGCCCGAGCTGTCTCAACTCGCACGTCGGGCCCAGTCTGCGGCAGATGCGGTCGCGCCGGCGTTGTCCGCGTTAGACAATCCGTGGTGCCAGCAGATCGCGCAGTGCTCGGCACTGCGCGCGCAAATGGCCGACATCCGGGCACTCGCGGATGATCAGTCGCTTGGGAGGGTGGCTGACTTTGCCGCGCAGCTCGGCCGCGTGAGTGCGCCAGGCTCGACCAACATTGCACAGCTGCAGCGTTCTCTTCAAACGCTGGATTCTGCACTACAAGCCATCGGCGGACAGGACCTCGGGAACAGGCTCTCGCAACTCGAATCCGGCGTCGGCGCACTTGCCGACGGCGCGCGTCAGTTGTCGAACGGAGTCGGTGCTCTGGTGGACAGCAACCTTCAGCTACTCAGTGGACTGGCACAGGTCGCCGCACAGCTTCGGGCTCCCGCACGGGAGGTCGGCGATTCTGACTCGGCAACCGGCTTCTATCTCCCCGCGGATGCGTTCAAGGACCAGCAGTTCAGTCAGGTCGCTCGACAGTTCATCTCGTCCGACGGGAAAACCGTGCGCTATGCGGTACAGACCGCCTACGACCCATACTCTGCCGATGCAATGACGCTGGCGAACGAGCTGTCCAGCGTCGCCGAGAACGCGATGCCGAACACCACTCTGGAGGGCGGACGTGCTTCTGTTGCGGGCTTTCCTGCGATCAATGCCGACGTCCAGCGACTGTTGTCGTACGATTTCAAACTGCTCGGCATAGCCACCCTTCTCATCGTGGGTCTGATCCTGATGCTGCTGTTGCGGGCCGTCGTTGCACCTGTCTATCTCCTTGCAACCGTCGTCTTGAACTACATGGCGGCTCTCGGTATTGGTGTGCTCGTACTTCAACACATCCTCGGTGCCGGGATCGCCTGGCCCGTGCCACTGGTGTCGTTCATTGTCTTGGTGGCGGTGGGCGCCGACTACAACATGCTGCTGGTGTCACGGCTGAGAGAGGAAACGAGGTGGAGCGTGCGGGTCGGCGTAATGCGTACCGTCGCTTACACCGGGTCGGTCATCACCTCGGCTGGGTTGATATTCGCGGCCAGCATGTTTGGGCTGATGGTCGGGTCCATCGATGTGATGGTGCAAATCGGGTTCATCATCGGTGTCGGTTTGCTGCTCGACACGTTCCTGGTGCGGACCTTAGTAGTCCCGGCGCTAGCGGTGCTGCTGGGCACTGCGAGCTGGTGGCCGGGTGACATCGACCGTTTCCGGCTCGCCCCTTGA
- a CDS encoding DUF4873 domain-containing protein produces MSDDHDLDYSGEGTLVCRGTEIHVEAKIKGYFQPLNGLYTWYGRIQKNDELDELLKGARAIAVFTTPEGRAECVVGDPDFWGRYRISGKSTPPYHLPTTLEEVEDMAEHHRK; encoded by the coding sequence ATGTCTGACGACCATGACCTCGACTACTCCGGCGAAGGAACCCTGGTGTGCCGCGGGACGGAGATCCATGTCGAAGCGAAGATCAAAGGCTATTTCCAGCCGCTGAACGGCCTCTACACCTGGTATGGCCGGATTCAGAAGAATGATGAGCTCGACGAGCTCCTGAAGGGCGCCCGCGCGATCGCTGTATTTACGACCCCCGAGGGCCGAGCGGAGTGTGTCGTCGGGGATCCCGACTTCTGGGGCCGATACCGCATCTCAGGTAAGAGCACCCCCCCATACCACCTGCCCACCACTCTCGAGGAGGTCGAAGACATGGCCGAGCACCACCGCAAGTGA
- a CDS encoding AurF N-oxygenase family protein yields the protein MTVQDAHIKPDFSQEGMARVNGRKPVDMERSAGRLLRSSAEKFYDAEIDIDWESPWEEGKYFLPEHRVSLYGTKLWNKMTEEQRRELGRHEIVSILSFGIYAENLLSSALLRMSAKGALTDQKSLYALTEIGDESRHSTMFARLINKTGVPPYKLPKGFLSFAKILHFVPLGPSVSGATLLIEEILDRAQREAMNDPSMQPQLRQLMKIHVLEEARHITFARLEMIEGMQRRRKATRAWHRGVLAVIANLAYPLLINPKVYPAVGISRWRGVWAQQTSPNYRTNLQFMSEPMIRFFHEAGMLGGKFTMAMWRATRSLPDDLR from the coding sequence ATGACCGTGCAGGATGCCCATATCAAGCCCGACTTTTCACAGGAGGGCATGGCCCGGGTGAACGGGCGCAAGCCCGTCGACATGGAACGATCTGCAGGTCGTCTGTTGCGGTCTTCCGCGGAGAAGTTCTACGACGCGGAGATCGACATCGACTGGGAGTCGCCCTGGGAGGAAGGCAAGTACTTTCTGCCAGAGCACCGGGTGTCGCTATACGGCACCAAACTATGGAACAAGATGACCGAGGAGCAGCGTCGCGAGCTGGGACGCCACGAGATCGTGAGCATCCTCAGTTTCGGCATCTACGCAGAGAACCTCTTGAGTTCGGCGCTCCTGCGCATGTCGGCAAAGGGGGCCCTAACCGATCAGAAGTCCCTATACGCGCTAACAGAAATCGGCGATGAGTCCCGCCATTCCACTATGTTCGCGCGCCTCATTAACAAAACAGGCGTGCCCCCTTACAAGCTCCCTAAGGGCTTCTTGAGCTTCGCAAAGATCCTGCATTTCGTCCCGCTCGGACCGTCGGTGTCCGGAGCCACGCTGCTGATCGAGGAAATCCTGGACCGCGCCCAGCGCGAGGCGATGAACGACCCCAGTATGCAGCCTCAGCTTCGCCAGCTCATGAAGATCCATGTCCTCGAGGAAGCCCGTCACATTACCTTTGCGCGACTGGAGATGATCGAAGGCATGCAGCGTCGACGTAAGGCGACGCGCGCTTGGCACCGAGGGGTGCTTGCCGTCATCGCGAACCTGGCGTACCCGCTGCTCATTAATCCGAAAGTGTACCCCGCAGTGGGAATTAGCCGCTGGCGTGGCGTATGGGCACAACAAACCAGCCCAAACTATCGGACCAACCTGCAGTTCATGTCGGAGCCCATGATTCGGTTCTTCCATGAGGCGGGAATGCTGGGAGGCAAGTTCACAATGGCCATGTGGCGCGCGACGCGGAGCCTTCCCGACGATCTCCGCTGA
- a CDS encoding flavin-containing monooxygenase — protein sequence MASSTTRRASRAAAKTDSTDDPISTKILIIGSGFSGLGMAAQLRRRGYSDFLILEKASSVGGTWRDNTYPGCACDVPSLMYSYSFESRGSWSKVWSSQPEIERYLQDVADKRGVTQKIHFGQKLVSGYWSESESRWHLRTESGREYIAQFVVSGVGALHIPNFPEISGIEDFKGEAFHSAQWDHSVDLEGKRVAVIGTGASAIQFVPFVQKEAMSLKVFQRTPAWVLPRKNFTVPPALRTLLSRLPIARRIARWSVYWGAESLAFGLNGHSNLMRPIERVARWNIERSISDPALRKKLTPSYRIGCKRILGSNDYYPALAAPNTTVISDRIERVTADSIITSDGVEHLIDVIIYATGFHVTDGFDQLALKGATGEDLPSHWHQTGINTHLGITTEGFPNLFFLLGPNTGLGHNSVVFMIEQQIKYIMKAIDTVESRGAEKVDVRPSVQEQFNTDIQRKLAKGVWTNGGCTSWYLDSQGVNRTVWPGFTWQYWRATKDFDPAEYDIA from the coding sequence ATGGCATCTTCAACTACCCGGCGCGCCTCGCGCGCCGCCGCCAAAACCGACTCAACCGACGACCCGATTTCGACCAAGATTCTGATCATCGGAAGCGGGTTCTCTGGTCTCGGGATGGCCGCACAGCTAAGACGTCGCGGGTACAGCGACTTTCTAATCCTGGAGAAGGCAAGCTCCGTCGGTGGAACCTGGCGCGACAATACCTATCCGGGCTGTGCATGTGACGTCCCGTCGCTGATGTACTCGTACTCATTCGAAAGTCGAGGTAGCTGGTCGAAGGTGTGGTCGTCACAACCAGAAATTGAGCGGTATCTACAAGACGTCGCGGACAAGCGCGGCGTGACACAAAAGATTCATTTCGGTCAGAAGTTGGTTTCCGGATACTGGAGCGAGTCAGAGTCGCGGTGGCACCTGCGTACTGAGTCCGGACGTGAGTACATTGCTCAGTTCGTAGTTTCAGGAGTCGGTGCGCTGCATATCCCCAATTTTCCCGAAATTTCGGGGATTGAGGACTTTAAAGGCGAAGCGTTTCACTCCGCACAGTGGGATCATTCGGTGGATCTGGAGGGCAAGCGTGTCGCCGTGATCGGCACTGGTGCCAGCGCTATCCAGTTTGTGCCGTTCGTACAGAAGGAGGCCATGTCCCTCAAGGTCTTCCAGCGAACCCCTGCCTGGGTCCTACCCCGCAAGAATTTCACCGTTCCGCCGGCCCTGCGGACTCTTCTGAGCAGACTCCCGATTGCACGTCGTATCGCCAGGTGGTCGGTGTACTGGGGTGCGGAGAGCCTAGCCTTCGGCCTCAACGGTCACTCCAACCTTATGCGGCCAATCGAACGGGTCGCTCGGTGGAACATTGAACGCTCCATCTCTGATCCGGCACTACGCAAGAAACTGACCCCGTCATATCGCATCGGCTGTAAGCGAATTCTGGGGTCAAACGACTATTACCCTGCACTTGCGGCGCCCAACACCACCGTCATCAGCGATCGGATTGAGAGGGTCACCGCTGATTCCATCATCACCTCAGACGGCGTCGAGCACCTCATCGACGTAATTATTTATGCGACCGGTTTTCACGTGACTGATGGTTTCGATCAGCTCGCCCTGAAAGGTGCCACTGGCGAGGATCTCCCGTCCCACTGGCATCAGACGGGGATTAACACGCACCTGGGCATCACGACCGAGGGTTTTCCCAACCTGTTTTTCCTCCTCGGACCCAACACGGGCCTCGGCCACAACTCAGTGGTGTTCATGATCGAGCAACAGATCAAATACATCATGAAGGCCATCGACACAGTAGAAAGCCGAGGCGCTGAGAAGGTTGACGTACGCCCGTCCGTGCAAGAACAGTTCAACACCGACATCCAGCGGAAGCTGGCCAAGGGAGTGTGGACCAACGGCGGCTGCACGAGTTGGTATCTCGACTCGCAGGGCGTCAACCGGACCGTGTGGCCGGGCTTCACATGGCAGTACTGGCGCGCCACAAAAGATTTCGACCCCGCCGAGTACGACATCGCCTGA
- a CDS encoding SDR family NAD(P)-dependent oxidoreductase, translating to MSNSDRHDYTGKVAVITGAASGIGRSLALQLAERGAALALSDIDEMHLKETAELCRTTYAATVTAAVLDVADRSAFQDYADGVRSESGHVDMVFNNAGVALGVDVVDMTWEDFDWLMGINFGGVVNGSKAFLPHLIASGDGHLINTSSVFGLIGIPSQSAYNAAKFGVRGFTEALRQEMKISRYPVTVTCVHPGGVKTNIVNNARGVSAMGADTATVASLFDRIARSTPDKAAATILKGMDKKKARVLIGADARGFDFVARVIGPRYQDIAAPLTRAGYAVARRQGILK from the coding sequence GTGAGCAATTCTGACCGGCATGATTACACAGGCAAGGTGGCAGTGATCACCGGTGCCGCGTCAGGGATCGGTCGGTCTCTGGCACTCCAGTTGGCGGAGCGAGGTGCCGCACTGGCACTGTCCGACATTGATGAGATGCACTTGAAGGAGACTGCAGAACTTTGCCGCACCACGTATGCGGCGACGGTAACCGCCGCCGTACTAGACGTTGCGGACCGCAGTGCGTTTCAGGACTATGCCGACGGAGTGCGGTCAGAGTCGGGCCACGTCGACATGGTGTTCAACAACGCCGGCGTGGCCTTGGGCGTCGACGTGGTCGACATGACCTGGGAAGACTTCGACTGGCTCATGGGCATCAACTTTGGCGGAGTCGTTAACGGGTCGAAGGCGTTTCTGCCTCACCTGATCGCGTCCGGGGACGGACATCTCATTAACACGTCGAGCGTCTTCGGCTTGATCGGAATCCCCAGCCAGAGCGCATACAATGCCGCGAAATTCGGCGTCAGAGGCTTCACCGAGGCGCTCCGACAGGAGATGAAAATCAGTCGATACCCGGTCACAGTGACATGTGTGCACCCGGGGGGTGTAAAAACCAACATCGTCAACAATGCCCGAGGCGTTTCCGCCATGGGGGCAGACACCGCGACTGTCGCCTCGCTGTTCGACAGGATCGCACGAAGCACCCCGGATAAAGCAGCGGCGACAATCCTCAAAGGTATGGACAAGAAGAAGGCACGAGTGTTGATCGGTGCGGACGCCCGCGGTTTCGACTTCGTGGCACGGGTGATCGGTCCCCGCTACCAGGACATCGCGGCGCCACTGACACGGGCGGGTTACGCGGTCGCACGTAGACAGGGGATCCTCAAGTGA
- a CDS encoding ferredoxin--NADP reductase: MTVEPDARPAAAARSRTLRVSEVTQETKDSVTISFEIPDAMVEEFKHVPGQFITVKIPSDRTGHVARCYSLSSSPHVEDFRLEIGIKRTENGYASNWLCDNAMTGMELTVLPPSGHFTAKNLDVDFLFFAGGSGITPVLSLIKSALVCGGGEVTLFYANRDAESIMYEGQLAQIASEFPERFTVFHWLESAMGIPAPEDVESAIREHRGAQIYTCGPAPFMDLVQKSAEACGVEHASVHREVFQSLTGDPFETATMRQLSDDDGVATATVYLNGQSITTEWPRNTPLLDVLLAQGHNAPYSCREGACSACVCKLVEGDVEMAQNHILVEDDIADGERLACQALPLTDSVTVSFDDL, translated from the coding sequence GTGACCGTCGAACCCGATGCACGTCCGGCTGCCGCAGCCCGCTCACGCACCTTGCGCGTCTCAGAAGTGACCCAGGAAACGAAAGACTCCGTCACCATTTCGTTCGAGATCCCCGATGCCATGGTCGAGGAGTTCAAGCATGTCCCAGGGCAATTCATCACCGTGAAGATCCCATCTGATCGGACCGGTCATGTCGCACGATGCTACTCGTTGAGCAGCTCGCCTCACGTCGAGGACTTCCGTCTCGAGATCGGGATCAAGCGGACGGAGAACGGTTACGCATCGAACTGGCTGTGCGACAACGCGATGACGGGAATGGAGTTGACCGTCCTCCCGCCGTCGGGGCACTTCACGGCTAAGAATCTCGACGTCGATTTTCTATTCTTTGCAGGAGGAAGTGGGATCACTCCGGTCTTGTCGCTGATTAAGTCGGCGCTTGTGTGCGGCGGGGGCGAAGTCACACTGTTCTACGCGAATCGCGATGCCGAGTCGATCATGTACGAGGGCCAACTGGCGCAGATCGCCTCCGAGTTCCCCGAGCGTTTCACGGTCTTCCACTGGTTGGAGTCGGCTATGGGGATTCCGGCACCTGAGGATGTCGAATCCGCCATACGTGAGCACCGCGGTGCACAGATCTACACCTGTGGTCCGGCGCCGTTCATGGATCTGGTTCAGAAGTCGGCGGAGGCCTGCGGTGTCGAGCACGCCTCGGTACATCGAGAAGTCTTTCAGTCACTGACCGGAGATCCATTCGAGACAGCCACGATGCGTCAGCTCAGTGACGACGATGGTGTGGCGACCGCCACGGTCTATCTGAATGGGCAGTCCATCACGACTGAGTGGCCGCGCAACACTCCGTTGCTCGACGTGCTATTGGCCCAAGGTCACAATGCCCCGTACTCCTGCCGAGAAGGGGCCTGCAGCGCGTGCGTATGCAAGCTGGTTGAGGGTGATGTAGAAATGGCACAAAACCACATCCTCGTTGAAGATGACATTGCCGACGGTGAACGGCTTGCGTGTCAGGCACTTCCGCTGACGGATTCTGTCACGGTGAGCTTCGATGACCTCTGA